One segment of Candidatus Cloacimonadota bacterium DNA contains the following:
- a CDS encoding MotA/TolQ/ExbB proton channel family protein — translation MRRNLFALFIIVLMVNLFFVSVAFAQEEAVTEEETVTEAVEEEAPFDESPAVGGLEMFARKIVGSGLVDLFIQGGFVMWPILILVIWGLSVIIWKVISLSYAKINLNEFLDKIIPLVKEKKYEEAATLCEQTKGPIAAIIHAGLVKADKGVEAVEKAIENAGVIEMAFLEKGFIPLSTTINLAPMFGFFGTIVGMIRAFRDIAAAGEVEPTIVASGIEIALITTAAGLAVAIPMQFFNNMFLGMVDGLVMDMQRGSEKVIETLVEHK, via the coding sequence ATGAGAAGAAATCTCTTTGCCTTATTTATAATTGTATTGATGGTAAACTTGTTCTTTGTAAGCGTTGCTTTTGCTCAGGAAGAAGCAGTAACAGAAGAAGAAACCGTTACTGAAGCTGTCGAAGAAGAAGCACCATTTGATGAATCACCTGCAGTCGGTGGATTGGAAATGTTTGCTCGCAAAATTGTTGGGAGCGGACTGGTTGACCTCTTTATTCAAGGAGGTTTTGTTATGTGGCCCATTCTTATTCTCGTTATCTGGGGTCTGTCTGTTATTATCTGGAAAGTAATTTCATTAAGCTACGCTAAGATCAATCTTAATGAGTTTCTGGATAAAATTATTCCTCTGGTTAAAGAAAAGAAATATGAAGAAGCTGCTACTCTCTGTGAACAGACAAAAGGTCCGATCGCCGCTATTATTCATGCCGGATTAGTAAAAGCGGATAAAGGTGTGGAAGCTGTTGAAAAAGCGATAGAAAATGCCGGAGTTATTGAAATGGCTTTCCTGGAAAAAGGATTTATCCCGCTTTCCACTACGATCAATCTTGCTCCCATGTTCGGATTCTTCGGTACAATTGTTGGTATGATTCGTGCATTTAGAGATATCGCAGCAGCCGGAGAAGTAGAACCAACCATCGTCGCTTCCGGTATAGAGATCGCTTTGATCACAACTGCTGCCGGTCTGGCAGTTGCTATTCCCATGCAGTTCTTTAATAATATGTTTCTGGGCATGGTCGATGGATTGGTGATGGATATGCAGAGA